The following coding sequences lie in one Selenomonadales bacterium genomic window:
- a CDS encoding membrane dipeptidase has translation MRCIDLHADTISALMCGASRGDLRENTGQVDLGKLVQGGVGAQFLACYFDKTKVDSPYRMAKDMVVFAKKELANCADAVVLARSAADMERAEREGKIAAFLTIEEGGALEGKTEHLAALYEEGIRLITLTWNYPNELGYPNIGYRDTDKGLTAFGRE, from the coding sequence ATGCGGTGTATTGATCTTCATGCAGATACGATATCTGCATTGATGTGTGGTGCGAGCAGGGGTGACTTACGTGAGAATACAGGGCAAGTCGATTTGGGAAAACTTGTGCAAGGCGGTGTCGGTGCGCAGTTCTTAGCATGTTATTTTGATAAGACGAAAGTAGATTCGCCGTATCGAATGGCAAAAGATATGGTGGTATTTGCCAAAAAAGAATTGGCGAACTGTGCTGATGCGGTGGTGCTTGCACGGTCGGCGGCAGACATGGAGCGAGCAGAGCGCGAGGGGAAGATAGCAGCTTTTCTTACGATAGAAGAAGGCGGTGCGCTCGAAGGTAAGACGGAGCATCTGGCTGCGCTTTACGAAGAAGGTATACGGCTTATTACGTTGACGTGGAATTATCCGAATGAGCTTGGGTATCCGAATATCGGATATCGTGATACGGATAAGGGGCTGACGGCGTTTGGTCGAGAG
- a CDS encoding insulinase family protein, which translates to MNWNIGDVIHGFRLRESRMIKEIQSTGYWMEHVATGAQLLYVKNEDENKVFSISFRTPPSDDTGVAHIVEHSVLCGSRKFPLKEPFVELVKGSLNTFLNAMTFPDKTMYPIASCNDKDFHNLMDVYLDAVFYPSMHNEREILMQEGWHYEIDENGELAYRGVVYNEMKGALSSPESILDQKVMTSLFPDTTYGYESGGEPDAIPNLTQEDFLAFHRAYYHPSNSYIFLYGNCDIEEKLAFINDEYLSNFTRLELDSTIAYQPLFDEPKEVYDTYPISAEEDTNDKTFLSLNYIIGDAKEAEMVLAMQILAHMLLKSQAAPMKKALSEAGIGKDVNGGCNDGMLQPTFVIEVNGANKEDAPRFVEVVKETLRDMVTNGIDKQLIEASLNLIEFKIREADFGRTPKGLIYGINAMNSWLYDESPFIYLEYEEALANVKTALHTDYFERLIKERILNNTHETLVVLSPEVGLTERKAAELRAKLAAYKATLTEEDIRRIEEDAERLAIRQETPDTEEALNTIPLLSLDDLEKTEPPIICEEKTENGVTVLHHNIPTNKIVYLSMYFDAKVLPQEDLMYGYLLVELLGKVDTERSSYMELANRINLDTGGIGYDLLSYSVEDGSKEIEPRLRVKSKVLTEKAERLTELLAEVLTMSRFTDEKRMKELIGRIRENVSMHLLKSGHQVAIGRVLSYVSAVSKYNEEGVVPFFDFIDRLAKNFDAEKEQLAEKLSSVAKLLFCKKNLLVSVTSDAEDYTVFQKAWQSLDSVLSDEEYPAQEYTFTFGKKNEGLMTAGKVQYVVKGANFCKLGYQYSGVLKVVETILKYDHLWNKIRVQGGAYGALVNFRRNGNMYLGSYRDPNLAETVEVFDTTGDYLMNFDVPEREMTKYIIGTMSGIDTPLTPAMRGDGAAECYLRGVTHDDLQRERSEILSATQKDIRTAGEMIRAAMAENYLCVVGGEEKIRENEAMFGSIVSLMK; encoded by the coding sequence ATGAACTGGAATATTGGTGATGTGATCCACGGTTTTCGTTTGCGCGAGAGCCGTATGATAAAAGAAATTCAATCGACGGGATATTGGATGGAGCACGTAGCGACGGGCGCACAGCTTTTGTATGTGAAAAATGAGGATGAAAATAAGGTGTTTTCGATATCGTTCAGAACACCGCCGTCCGATGATACGGGGGTAGCGCATATTGTAGAGCATTCTGTTCTATGTGGTTCGCGCAAATTTCCGCTCAAAGAGCCATTTGTGGAATTGGTCAAGGGGTCGCTGAATACGTTTTTGAATGCGATGACGTTCCCCGATAAGACGATGTATCCGATCGCAAGCTGTAATGATAAGGATTTTCACAACTTGATGGATGTTTACCTTGATGCGGTGTTTTATCCGTCGATGCACAATGAACGTGAGATTTTGATGCAGGAAGGCTGGCACTACGAAATCGACGAGAACGGTGAACTGGCATATCGCGGTGTCGTATATAATGAGATGAAGGGTGCGCTTTCGTCGCCTGAGTCGATTCTCGATCAGAAGGTCATGACATCGCTGTTTCCTGATACGACGTATGGATACGAATCGGGCGGTGAGCCTGATGCTATCCCGAATTTGACGCAGGAAGACTTCTTGGCGTTCCATCGAGCATATTATCATCCGTCGAACAGCTATATTTTCTTGTATGGTAATTGTGATATCGAAGAAAAATTGGCGTTTATCAATGATGAATATTTGTCGAATTTCACGCGACTGGAGCTCGATTCGACGATCGCATATCAGCCGCTGTTCGATGAGCCGAAAGAGGTCTATGACACGTATCCGATCTCGGCAGAAGAAGATACGAACGATAAGACGTTCTTGTCGCTCAACTATATTATCGGTGATGCTAAGGAAGCGGAAATGGTCTTGGCGATGCAGATACTTGCGCATATGCTTCTCAAGAGCCAGGCGGCACCGATGAAAAAAGCGTTGTCAGAGGCAGGCATTGGCAAAGATGTCAACGGTGGTTGCAACGATGGGATGCTGCAGCCGACGTTCGTGATCGAGGTCAACGGTGCGAATAAGGAAGATGCGCCGCGTTTTGTCGAAGTGGTAAAAGAAACGCTTCGTGATATGGTAACGAACGGTATCGATAAACAGCTCATTGAGGCATCGCTCAACTTGATCGAATTTAAGATTCGCGAGGCAGATTTCGGTCGCACGCCGAAAGGCCTTATCTACGGTATCAATGCGATGAACAGCTGGCTCTACGATGAGTCGCCGTTCATCTATCTCGAATATGAAGAGGCTCTGGCAAATGTCAAGACGGCACTTCATACGGATTATTTTGAACGATTGATCAAAGAGCGTATCTTGAATAATACGCATGAAACGCTCGTTGTCTTGTCGCCTGAAGTCGGTTTGACGGAGCGTAAGGCGGCAGAACTTCGTGCGAAGTTGGCAGCATACAAAGCGACCTTGACGGAGGAAGATATTCGCCGAATCGAAGAAGATGCCGAGCGATTGGCGATCCGTCAAGAAACGCCTGATACAGAGGAGGCACTCAATACGATCCCGCTTCTGTCGCTCGATGATCTGGAGAAAACAGAACCACCTATCATCTGCGAGGAAAAGACGGAAAATGGTGTAACGGTACTTCACCATAACATTCCTACGAATAAGATCGTCTATCTGTCGATGTACTTTGATGCGAAGGTGCTTCCGCAGGAAGACTTGATGTACGGATATCTGCTCGTAGAACTTCTGGGTAAGGTCGATACGGAGAGATCGTCTTATATGGAATTGGCGAATCGTATCAATCTCGATACGGGCGGTATCGGCTATGACTTACTCAGCTATTCGGTAGAAGACGGCTCAAAAGAGATCGAACCTCGCCTTCGTGTGAAGAGCAAGGTGCTTACAGAGAAGGCAGAACGATTGACGGAGCTTTTGGCAGAAGTGTTGACGATGAGCAGATTTACCGATGAAAAACGCATGAAAGAACTCATCGGTCGTATTCGCGAAAATGTTTCGATGCATCTTTTGAAAAGCGGTCATCAGGTCGCGATCGGTCGTGTGTTGTCGTATGTATCGGCAGTATCGAAATATAATGAAGAAGGTGTTGTGCCGTTCTTTGATTTCATTGACCGTTTGGCGAAAAATTTCGATGCAGAAAAAGAACAGCTTGCTGAAAAATTGTCGTCTGTTGCAAAACTTCTTTTCTGCAAAAAAAATCTTCTTGTCAGCGTAACGTCAGATGCAGAAGATTATACAGTATTCCAAAAAGCATGGCAGTCCTTGGACAGTGTGCTTTCGGATGAAGAATATCCTGCGCAGGAATATACTTTCACTTTCGGCAAGAAGAACGAAGGTTTGATGACGGCAGGGAAAGTGCAGTACGTTGTCAAAGGTGCGAACTTTTGCAAACTTGGTTATCAATATAGCGGTGTGCTGAAGGTCGTAGAAACGATTTTGAAATATGACCATCTCTGGAATAAGATCCGCGTGCAAGGCGGTGCGTACGGTGCGCTTGTTAATTTCCGTCGTAACGGGAATATGTACCTCGGTTCGTACCGCGATCCGAATCTTGCGGAAACGGTCGAAGTGTTCGATACGACGGGCGATTACTTGATGAACTTCGATGTGCCCGAACGTGAGATGACGAAGTATATCATCGGTACGATGAGCGGTATCGACACGCCGCTTACTCCTGCGATGCGCGGAGATGGAGCAGCAGAATGTTATCTGCGTGGTGTGACGCATGATGATCTCCAACGAGAACGCAGCGAGATATTGTCTGCGACGCAGAAAGATATTCGTACGGCGGGTGAAATGATTCGCGCGGCGATGGCAGAGAACTATCTTTGCGTTGTCGGCGGAGAAGAGAAGATACGTGAGAACGAAGCAATGTTCGGCAGTATCGTGTCGTTGATGAAATAA
- a CDS encoding DUF456 domain-containing protein, producing the protein MEFGALVISNVILIVAMLGSVGLISMGLPGNLLLFFSVLAYAALSGFLYLSYESLAIVLVLILLAESVEFLAGLFGAKKEKASKRAMVSAVFGGFCGALIGSSIVPLIGSIIGLVCGGFLGSYLAEYSKAKDKDKAGRVAVGVAVGQMTGVLAKIVLALAAIIYIVSQLPWTSPMPMSL; encoded by the coding sequence ATGGAATTTGGCGCATTGGTAATTTCGAATGTGATATTGATCGTAGCAATGCTTGGAAGTGTGGGGCTTATTTCGATGGGGCTTCCCGGAAATCTGCTTCTTTTTTTCAGTGTACTTGCTTATGCGGCACTCAGCGGATTTCTTTATTTGTCGTATGAGTCGCTTGCGATCGTTCTTGTTCTCATTCTGCTCGCCGAGAGTGTGGAGTTCTTGGCAGGTCTTTTTGGTGCGAAGAAGGAAAAGGCATCGAAGCGTGCGATGGTCAGTGCGGTATTCGGCGGATTTTGCGGTGCGCTGATCGGGTCGAGCATCGTTCCGCTGATAGGCTCTATCATTGGGCTGGTGTGCGGTGGTTTTCTCGGAAGCTATTTGGCAGAGTATTCGAAGGCGAAGGATAAAGACAAAGCAGGTCGTGTAGCGGTCGGCGTAGCGGTAGGACAGATGACCGGTGTATTGGCAAAGATCGTGCTGGCATTGGCGGCTATCATTTATATCGTATCGCAGTTGCCGTGGACGTCACCGATGCCGATGTCGTTATAG